Proteins encoded together in one Fimbriiglobus ruber window:
- a CDS encoding S8 family serine peptidase codes for MPAPSRDSIRALLGMETLEDRLTPTTTTTPIYDPTRVLVTFANTGTDAANEAELAASPLASGVAPLGFGEYSVNLVSGTTVTAAAPVFATMPGVVAAGPDYEVSVSAVPNDPSYSLQWALNNPTSGISAPAAWNVTTGTGKTIVAVIDTGVDYTDPDLAPNMWRNPNAGTDGSGLGYDLYGADFADNTGDPMDDDGHGTNVAGILGAAGNNGIGVAGVDWNVQIMALKFMGSDGTGYTSNAVRAMDFAVSHGAKIINESWGGATGDPTLAAAIARAQAAGVIVVTAAGNGGTNNDTTGFYPADYIAQSNNVVTVAATDSNNNLASFSNYGANTVMLAAPGVNILSTLPGNTYGYMTGTSMATPFVSGALALLWDDHPTWSYEQVIAKLKASVDPLPSLAGKTITGGRLDVAKLLDAPVSPPPVVAPPVVPPPAPPVVSPPVVPPPAPPVVSPPVVPPAVPPVTSQSGPRVLNAVVGGPQTGVFDRAWIQFNEPINPATITSSTVGLIGPGGWVGASTAVPVAGTNNTQFTVIFARNQSAPGAYTLSVGPNVRDTSGNAMNQNGNGTNGEAGDVYTLAATLGVASVPPVVSPPVSPPPPVVVPPTVPPAPTQTYSSATPLAINPLRTTRIDFAVNSDFTVSDLTVRLNITFGRTWDLNIRIVAPNGQSVTLFNRRGGDGANLTNTLFTDSAGTAIGSGSAPFVGSFQPEQALSLFNGMDARGLWSVQVFSLVNDGLTGTVNSVTLGFGGTTSTASLPSVRTAAAAQLTTLTAPDLRGATADVKAAVFDGRGDEPAKVPVSAPPLPPEVPAGPPTPTPPTTFRQSLPTRAGTLADLIRDFAPLRV; via the coding sequence ATGCCCGCGCCGTCACGGGATTCAATCCGCGCGTTGTTGGGAATGGAAACCCTCGAAGACCGGCTCACCCCGACCACCACCACGACCCCGATCTACGACCCGACGCGCGTACTCGTGACGTTCGCTAACACCGGGACGGACGCCGCCAACGAGGCCGAACTCGCCGCCTCGCCGCTCGCTTCGGGCGTGGCCCCGCTCGGCTTCGGCGAGTACAGCGTTAACCTCGTTTCCGGCACCACCGTCACGGCCGCCGCGCCGGTGTTCGCCACGATGCCCGGCGTCGTGGCCGCGGGGCCGGATTACGAGGTGTCGGTGTCGGCCGTGCCGAACGACCCGTCGTACTCGTTGCAGTGGGCGTTGAACAACCCCACGTCGGGGATCAGCGCGCCGGCCGCCTGGAACGTGACCACCGGGACCGGGAAGACGATCGTCGCGGTGATCGACACCGGCGTCGACTACACCGACCCGGACCTCGCCCCGAACATGTGGCGGAACCCGAACGCCGGCACCGACGGCTCGGGGCTCGGGTACGACCTCTACGGAGCCGACTTCGCCGATAACACCGGCGACCCGATGGACGACGACGGGCACGGCACCAACGTCGCCGGCATCCTCGGGGCGGCCGGCAACAACGGCATCGGCGTGGCCGGGGTCGACTGGAACGTCCAGATCATGGCCCTCAAGTTCATGGGGTCGGACGGGACCGGGTACACGAGCAACGCCGTCCGCGCGATGGACTTCGCGGTCAGCCACGGGGCCAAGATCATCAACGAAAGCTGGGGCGGCGCGACCGGCGACCCGACCCTGGCCGCGGCCATCGCCCGCGCGCAGGCCGCCGGGGTGATCGTCGTCACCGCCGCCGGAAACGGCGGGACGAACAACGACACGACCGGCTTCTACCCCGCGGACTACATCGCTCAATCGAACAACGTCGTCACGGTGGCGGCGACGGACTCGAACAACAACCTGGCGAGTTTCTCGAACTACGGCGCGAACACGGTCATGCTCGCCGCGCCGGGCGTCAACATCCTGAGTACCCTGCCGGGCAACACCTACGGGTACATGACCGGCACCTCGATGGCCACGCCGTTCGTGTCCGGCGCGCTCGCCCTGCTCTGGGACGACCACCCGACCTGGAGCTACGAGCAGGTCATCGCGAAATTGAAGGCGTCGGTCGATCCCCTGCCGTCGCTGGCCGGTAAGACGATCACCGGCGGCCGACTCGACGTGGCGAAGTTGCTCGACGCCCCGGTGTCGCCGCCCCCGGTCGTGGCTCCGCCCGTCGTACCGCCGCCCGCCCCGCCCGTCGTGTCGCCCCCGGTTGTTCCGCCGCCGGCTCCCCCCGTCGTCTCCCCGCCCGTGGTTCCGCCGGCCGTTCCCCCGGTCACTTCGCAGAGCGGACCGCGCGTCCTCAACGCGGTCGTCGGCGGCCCGCAGACCGGCGTCTTCGACCGCGCGTGGATTCAATTCAACGAGCCGATCAACCCGGCCACGATTACGTCTTCCACGGTCGGCCTGATCGGCCCCGGCGGGTGGGTCGGGGCGTCGACGGCCGTGCCGGTGGCGGGCACGAACAACACCCAGTTCACCGTCATCTTCGCCCGCAATCAGTCCGCGCCGGGCGCCTACACGCTCTCCGTCGGGCCGAACGTCCGCGACACGTCCGGCAACGCGATGAACCAGAACGGGAACGGCACCAACGGCGAAGCCGGCGACGTCTACACCCTGGCCGCCACGCTCGGCGTCGCGAGCGTCCCGCCCGTCGTGTCGCCGCCGGTGTCCCCGCCCCCGCCTGTGGTCGTACCGCCGACTGTCCCGCCCGCGCCGACACAGACGTATTCGTCGGCCACCCCACTCGCGATCAACCCATTGCGGACCACGCGGATCGACTTCGCCGTCAACAGCGACTTCACGGTGTCGGACCTCACCGTTCGGCTCAACATCACCTTCGGGCGGACCTGGGATTTGAACATCCGCATCGTCGCGCCGAACGGCCAGTCGGTGACGTTGTTCAACCGCCGCGGCGGGGACGGCGCGAACCTGACCAACACGCTCTTCACCGACTCGGCAGGAACTGCGATCGGGTCAGGGAGTGCCCCATTTGTCGGGTCATTCCAACCGGAACAGGCGCTCTCGCTTTTCAACGGGATGGACGCTCGCGGGCTCTGGTCGGTCCAGGTGTTCAGTCTGGTGAACGACGGGCTCACCGGCACCGTCAACAGCGTGACCCTCGGGTTCGGCGGGACGACCAGCACGGCGAGCCTCCCGTCGGTCCGGACCGCGGCGGCCGCCCAGTTAACCACCCTGACCGCGCCCGACCTGCGCGGGGCGACCGCGGACGTGAAGGCGGCGGTCTTCGACGGCCGCGGGGACGAACCCGCCAAGGTTCCCGTCAGCGCCCCACCGCTGCCGCCCGAGGTGCCAGCCGGTCCGCCGACGCCCACTCCGCCTACCACCTTCCGACAGTCGCTACCGACCCGGGCGGGCACCCTCGCGGATTTGATTCGCGATTTCGCCCCGCTACGGGTGTGA